In Eubalaena glacialis isolate mEubGla1 chromosome 3, mEubGla1.1.hap2.+ XY, whole genome shotgun sequence, the following are encoded in one genomic region:
- the GLUL gene encoding glutamine synthetase isoform X1, whose protein sequence is MWLGTPSTMATSASSHLNKGIKQVYMSLPQGEKVQAMYIWIDGTGEGLRCKTRTLDCEPKCIEELPEWNFDGSSTFQSEGSNSDMYLVPAAMFRDPFRKDPNKLVFCEVFKYNRKPAETNLRHTCKRIMDMVSNQCPWFGMEQEYTLMGTDGHPFGWPSNGFPGPQGPYYCGVGADKAYGRDIVEAHYRACLYAGIKIGGTNAEVMPAQWEFQIGPCEGIDMGDHLWVARFILHRVCEDFGVIATFDPKPIPGNWNGAGCHTNFSTKAMREENGLKYIEEAIEKLSKRHQYHIRAYDPKGGLDNARRLTGFHETSNINDFSAGVANRGASIRIPRTVGQEKKGYFEDRRPSANCDPFAVTEALIRTCLLNETGDEPFQYKN, encoded by the exons ATGTGGCTGGG AACACCTTCCACCATGGCCACCTCGGCGAGCTCCCACTTGAACAAAGGCATCAAGCAGGTGTACATGTCCCTGCCTCAGGGTGAGAAAGTCCAAGCTATGTATATCTGGATTGACGGTACTGGAGAAGGACTGCGCTGCAAGACCCGGACCCTCGACTGTGAGCCCAAGTGTATAGAAG AGTTGCCGGAGTGGAATTTTGATGGCTCTAGTACTTTTCAATCCGAAGGCTCCAACAGTGACATGTATCTCGTCCCTGCTGCCATGTTTCGGGACCCTTTCCGCAAGGACCCCAACAAGCTGGTGTTCTGTGAAGTCTTCAAGTACAACCGAAAGCCTGCAG agACCAATTTAAGGCACACCTGTAAACGGATAATGGACATGGTGAGCAACCAGTGCCCCTGGTTTGGAATGGAGCAGGAATATACTCTCATGGGCACAGATGGGCATCCCTTTGGTTGGCCTTCCAACGGCTTCCCTGGGCCCCAAG GTCCCTACTACTGTGGTGTGGGAGCAGACAAAGCCTATGGCAGGGATATCGTGGAGGCTCACTACCGGGCCTGCTTGTATGCCGGCATCAAGATCGGGGGCACAAATGCCGAGGTCATGCCTGCCCAG TGGGAATTCCAGATAGGGCCCTGTGAAGGAATCGACATGGGAGATCATCTCTGGGTGGCCCGCTTCATCTTGCATCGTGTGTGTGAAGACTTTGGAGTGATTGCCACCTTTGATCCTAAGCCCATTCCTGGGAACTGGAATGGTGCCGGCTGCCACACCAACTTCAGCACCAAGGCCATGCGAGAGGAGAATGGTCTGAA GTACATCGAGGAGGCCATCGAGAAGCTAAGCAAGCGACACCAGTACCACATCCGAGCCTACGATCCCAAGGGGGGCCTGGACAACGCCCGGCGCCTAACTGGATTCCACGAAACCTCCAACATCAACGACTTCTCTGCCGGTGTGGCCAACCGTGGCGCTAGCATCCGCATTCCCCGGACTGTCGGCCAGGAGAAGAAGGGTTACTTTGAAGACCGTCGCCCCTCTGCCAACTGTGACCCCTTTGCGGTGACAGAAGCCCTCATCCGCACGTGTCTTCTCAACGAAACTGGCGACGAGCCCTTCCAGTACAAAAACTAA
- the GLUL gene encoding glutamine synthetase isoform X2, with product MATSASSHLNKGIKQVYMSLPQGEKVQAMYIWIDGTGEGLRCKTRTLDCEPKCIEELPEWNFDGSSTFQSEGSNSDMYLVPAAMFRDPFRKDPNKLVFCEVFKYNRKPAETNLRHTCKRIMDMVSNQCPWFGMEQEYTLMGTDGHPFGWPSNGFPGPQGPYYCGVGADKAYGRDIVEAHYRACLYAGIKIGGTNAEVMPAQWEFQIGPCEGIDMGDHLWVARFILHRVCEDFGVIATFDPKPIPGNWNGAGCHTNFSTKAMREENGLKYIEEAIEKLSKRHQYHIRAYDPKGGLDNARRLTGFHETSNINDFSAGVANRGASIRIPRTVGQEKKGYFEDRRPSANCDPFAVTEALIRTCLLNETGDEPFQYKN from the exons ATGGCCACCTCGGCGAGCTCCCACTTGAACAAAGGCATCAAGCAGGTGTACATGTCCCTGCCTCAGGGTGAGAAAGTCCAAGCTATGTATATCTGGATTGACGGTACTGGAGAAGGACTGCGCTGCAAGACCCGGACCCTCGACTGTGAGCCCAAGTGTATAGAAG AGTTGCCGGAGTGGAATTTTGATGGCTCTAGTACTTTTCAATCCGAAGGCTCCAACAGTGACATGTATCTCGTCCCTGCTGCCATGTTTCGGGACCCTTTCCGCAAGGACCCCAACAAGCTGGTGTTCTGTGAAGTCTTCAAGTACAACCGAAAGCCTGCAG agACCAATTTAAGGCACACCTGTAAACGGATAATGGACATGGTGAGCAACCAGTGCCCCTGGTTTGGAATGGAGCAGGAATATACTCTCATGGGCACAGATGGGCATCCCTTTGGTTGGCCTTCCAACGGCTTCCCTGGGCCCCAAG GTCCCTACTACTGTGGTGTGGGAGCAGACAAAGCCTATGGCAGGGATATCGTGGAGGCTCACTACCGGGCCTGCTTGTATGCCGGCATCAAGATCGGGGGCACAAATGCCGAGGTCATGCCTGCCCAG TGGGAATTCCAGATAGGGCCCTGTGAAGGAATCGACATGGGAGATCATCTCTGGGTGGCCCGCTTCATCTTGCATCGTGTGTGTGAAGACTTTGGAGTGATTGCCACCTTTGATCCTAAGCCCATTCCTGGGAACTGGAATGGTGCCGGCTGCCACACCAACTTCAGCACCAAGGCCATGCGAGAGGAGAATGGTCTGAA GTACATCGAGGAGGCCATCGAGAAGCTAAGCAAGCGACACCAGTACCACATCCGAGCCTACGATCCCAAGGGGGGCCTGGACAACGCCCGGCGCCTAACTGGATTCCACGAAACCTCCAACATCAACGACTTCTCTGCCGGTGTGGCCAACCGTGGCGCTAGCATCCGCATTCCCCGGACTGTCGGCCAGGAGAAGAAGGGTTACTTTGAAGACCGTCGCCCCTCTGCCAACTGTGACCCCTTTGCGGTGACAGAAGCCCTCATCCGCACGTGTCTTCTCAACGAAACTGGCGACGAGCCCTTCCAGTACAAAAACTAA